One segment of Toxotes jaculatrix isolate fToxJac2 chromosome 8, fToxJac2.pri, whole genome shotgun sequence DNA contains the following:
- the paqr7b gene encoding membrane progestin receptor alpha-B, which translates to MATVVMEQIGRLFINAQQLRQIPQLLESAFPTLPCTVKVSDVPWVFRERHILTGYRQPDQSWRYYFLTLFQRHNETINVWTHLLAALIILVKWQEISETVDFLRDPHAQPLFIVLLAAFTYLSFSALAHLLSAKSELSCYTFYFLDYVGVAVYQYGSALAHYYYAIEKEWHTRVQGFFLPAAAFLAWLTCFGCCYGKYASPEIPKFVLKLFQVVPSALAYCLDISPVVHRIYSCYQEGCSDPIVAYHFYHVLFFLISAYFFCCPHPESLFPGKCDFIGQGHQIFHVFVVVCTLTQVEALRTDFTERRPFYERLHGDLAHDAVALFIFTACCSALTAFYVRKRVRASLHMKEE; encoded by the coding sequence ATGGCGACGGTGGTGATGGAGCAGATTGGTCGCCTGTTCATCAATGCGCAGCAGCTGCGTCAGATCCCTCAGCTGCTGGAGTCGGCCTTCCCCACGCTGCCTTGCACCGTGAAGGTATCTGATGTTCCTTGGGTGTTTCGTGAGCGTCACATCCTCACTGGCTACAGACAGCCAGACCAAAGCTGGCGCTACTACTTCCTCACCCTCTTCCAAAGGCACAATGAGACCATCAATGTGTGGACTCATCTGTTGGCTGCCCTCATTATCTTGGTGAAGTGGCAGGAGATCTCGGAGACTGTCGATTTTTTGCGAGATCCTCATGCTCAGCCCCTCTTCATTGTCCTCCTGGCTGCCTTCACCTACCTCTCCTTCAGCGCCCTCGctcatctcctctctgccaAGTCTGAGCTCTCCTGCTACACCTTCTACTTCCTCGACTATGTGGGGGTCGCTGTATACCAGTATGGCAGTGCCCTGGCGCACTACTACTATGCCATAGAGAAAGAGTGGCACACTAGAGTGCAAGGGTTCTTTTTACCTGCGGCAGCATTCTTGGCTTGGCTTACTTGCTTCGGCTGTTGCTATGGCAAATATGCCAGTCCTGAGATACCCAAGTTTGTCCTCAAGCTCTTCCAAGTGGTGCCCTCAGCCTTGGCTTACTGTTTAGACATAAGCCCTGTGGTCCACCGTATCTACAGCTGCTACCAGGAGGGCTGCTCTGACCCAATTGTGGCATACCATTTCTATCATGTGCTCTTTTTCCTAATCAGCGCCTATTTCTTCTGCTGCCCTCACCCAGAGAGTTTGTTCCCTGGGAAGTGTGACTTTATTGGACAGGGCCACCAGATATTTCACGTATTCGTGGTGGTGTGCACCCTGACGCAGGTCGAAGCACTGCGAACAGATTTCACAGAGCGCCGTCCCTTCTACGAGCGTCTTCACGGTGATCTTGCGCACGACGCCGTTGCACTCTTCATCTTCACTGCCTGCTGTAGTGCTCTTACCGCTTTTTATGTACGCAAACGTGTACGTGCCTCTCTCCACATGAAGGAGGAGTAA
- the stmn1b gene encoding stathmin 1b translates to MASCGEIQVKELNKRASGQAFEVILSPTSPDAKGEFPLSPLKKRETSLDEIKKKLEAAEERRKSHEAEVLKHFAEKREHEKEVIQKAIEENCNFSKMAQEKLNQKMEANKENRTARMAALNEKFKEKDKKLEEVKRNKETMKEREN, encoded by the exons ATGGCAAGCTGTGGAG agatCCAAGTGAAGGAGCTGAATAAGCGTGCTTCAGGTCAGGCATTTGAGGTCATCCTGAGCCCCACAAGCCCAGATGCCAAGGGGGAATTTCCACTGTCCCCTcttaaaaaaagggaaacatcACTGGATGAGATTAAGAAGAAACTGGAAGCTGCAGAAGAGAGACGCAAG AGCCATGAGGCTGAAGTGCTGAAACACTTTGCTGAAAAACGAGAGCACGAGAAGGAAGTCATCCAGAAGGCCATAGAGGAAAACTGCAACTTCAGCAAGATGGCACAGGAGAAACTCAATCAGAAGATGGAGGCGAACAAGGAGAACCGCACTGCGCGGATGGCAGCTCTCAACGAGAAGTTCAAGGAGAAG GACAAGAAGCTTGAAGAAGTGAAGAGGAACAAGGAGACaatgaaagaaagggaaaattaa
- the serinc2l gene encoding serine incorporator 2, which translates to MGACLALCSIASCASCLCGSAPCLLCGCCPSSNNSTVTRLVFSFFLLLGTMVSVIMILPGMETQLRKIPGFCQGGTVIPGIENKANCDALVGYKSVYRMCFAMFCFFFLFSAIMIRVRSSKDPRAAIQNGFWFFKFLILVGITVGAFFIPDGTFHTVWFYFGVVGSFIFIIIQLILLIDFAHSWNKVWVENAENSDNKCWFAGLLSFTFLHYALAITAVVLFYIYYTQPDDCTEHKVFISLNLIFCVIISLVSILPKIQEAQPHSGLLQASLISLYTMYVTWSAMTNNPNRKCNPSLLSLVSNVSTTEPSGDSTSGQVQWWDAQGIVGLVIFLFCTLYASIRSSSNTQVNKLMQTEEGGGSGGEAVVGEDGIRRAVDNEEEGVTYSYSFFHFHLCLASLYIMMTLTNWYQPDTTTQAMQSSMPAVWVKMSSSWLGLGLYLWTLIAPLIFPDRDFS; encoded by the exons ATGGGGGCTTGCCTGGCTTTGTGCTCTATAGCCAGCTGT GCCTCCTGTCTGTGTGGCTCAGCACCATGCCTTCTGTGTGGCTGCTGTCCCTCCTCCAATAACTCCACCGTCACACGGCTggttttctccttctttttgcTGCTGGGGACCATGGTGTCTGTCATCATGATCCTACCTGGAATGGAAACGCAGCTCCGCAAA ATCCCAGGTTTTTGCCAAGGAGGAACTGTTATTCCTGGTATTGAAAACAAGGCTAACTGTGATGCCCTTGTGGGCTACAAGTCTGTGTACCGTATGTGCTTTGCCatgttctgcttcttctttctgttctccGCCATCATGATTCGTGTCCGCAGCAGCAAAGACCCACGTGCAGCTATTCAAAATGG GTTCTGGTTCTTTAAATTTCTGATCCTGGTTGGCATAACAGTTGGAGCTTTTTTCATCCCTGACGGAACATTTCATACTG taTGGTTTTACTTTGGAGTGGTGGGATCCTTCATCTTCATTATCATCCAACTTATTCTCCTCATCGACTTTGCCCATTCCTGGAACAAGGTGTGGgtagaaaatgctgaaaatagTGACAACAAATGCTGGTTTGCAG GTCTGCTGTCTTTCACCTTCCTCCACTACGCCCTGGCTATCACTGCTGTGGTGCTTTTCTACATTTACTACACACAACCTGATGACTGCACAGAGCACAAGGTCTTCATCAGCCTCAACCTCATCTTCTGCGTCATCATCTCCTTAGTCTCCATTCTACCCAAGATACAG GAAGCCCAGCCACACTCCGGTTTGCTTCAAGCTTCACTCATCTCCCTCTACACCATGTATGTCACTTGGTCTGCAATGACCAACAATCCAA ATCGGAAGTGCAACCCCAGCCTGTTGAGTCTAGTGTCGAACGTCAGCACCACTGAACCATCTGGGGACAGCACTTCAGGACAGGTGCAGTGGTGGGATGCTCAGGGTATTGTTGGTTTGGTCATCTTCCTCTTTTGCACTCTCTATGCCAG TATCCGTTCATCCAGTAACACCCAGGTGAACAAGCTcatgcagacagaggagggcGGAGGGTCAGGGGGAGAGGCTGTGGTGGGCGAGGATGGCATACGCAGAGCCGTGGacaatgaggaggagggagtcaCATACAGCTACTCCTTTTTCCACTTCCACCTTTGCCTGGCCTCTCTGTACATCATGATGACTCTCACCAACTGGTACCA ACCAGACACCACCACCCAAGCCATGCAGAGCAGTATGCCAGCTGTATGGGTGAAGATGAGCTCCAGCTGGCTGGGCCTTGGGCTGTACCTCTGGACCCTCATCGCCCCTCTCATCTTCCCTGACAGGGATTTCAGCTGA